The Synechococcus sp. RS9916 DNA segment GTTGCTGTTCATGGCGGGGATCCACGGCCCTGCGAGGCTATGACAGGGGCATCACCTGGCGATAGCCGCCAGCGCTGATCACTTGCAAAGGGGTGTCGAACAGGGCACTGAGTTTTGGGCCTGTGAGGATCTGATCACTGGGGCCATCGTCGACCAAGGCCCCTTGTTTGAGGCAGACCACCCGGCTGATTTCCGGTATCAGGGTCTCCACTTGGTGCGTGATCACGACCAAGGTGGTGTCGTCGCGGCTGAGGCGGCGAAGGGCAGCAAGGAGTTCGTTCTTGGCTTTCAGATCAAGGGCATTGGTGGGTTCATCCAGCACCAGCACCTCGGGCTGATGGGCGAGGGCTCGTGCAATCAAAGCCCTGCGTCGCTGACCATCGGAAAGTTGTTTGAACGGGGTCTGAGCCAGTTCGCCCAGGTCGAGCGTGTCCAGCAGGCTGTCGACTCGGGTCTCTTGGGCATCGCTGGGCTGCTGATCCTTGCGCAGACCAACGGCACCAAAGAAGGCGGCCAGCACCAGATCACGCACCTGAACTCCTGCTGGGATGCGTTGTTCCAGCTCCGCCGAAACCAGGCCGATGCGTTGCCTCAGCTCCCACTGGCGCGGCAGCACAGAGCCGAAGAGACGGAGGTACGACTCTGGTTTCACCACTGGATGGATGCTGCGGTCAATCAGACGCACCAAGGTGCTTTTGCCCGATCCATTGGGCCCGAGGATGGCGGTGTGCTCCCCCAACCTCAGGCTGAGGGTGAGATGGTGAAAGACACAGCTGCTCTGAATCCAGGCCTCTACAGCCTGAAGTTCAAGCCAGGGGTGTCTGTGATCTGTCACTGAATTGTTCTCGATGTCTTCTGTCTGTTCGCAGTGTGGCTCTCGCTCTTGGCGTGCGGATCGTTCGTTAGCCGGCCGTTTGTTCTGCACCCGTTGTGGCGCTCCCCAGGGGGCTGCGTCAGGGCCGAGCAGGCGTGATCAACGGCGTCAAGGTCAACGCTGGCGTTGGCCCTGGTGGTGGTGGCTGGTGCTACTGCTCGCCGTGGTGTTGCTGATCCAATGGCTCTGATCGGTGTTGTCGCGTTTCTGGCTCGTGTGCTGCGATGAGAGTTTTGATCTCGTCGCGACGCTGAATCACGATCTCGAGGCATCCGGCCAAAGGCCTGGCCTGTCCGAGGCGCTGGCTTTGCACTTCTCCTGTGGCAATCGCATCGAGTGACGTGAGAGTGAGGTCTTGGCCTTCTTTGAGGTTTAGTGATTCCAAAGGCACAGGCAGTGGCCCGACAAACACATGCAGATGGCGTGTCGCGTTGGTGTGGCAGAACCAGGGATGAAGTGTGGTTGCCTCTAGTTCGATTTCTTCTTTGAGTTCTCGGCGTAAGCCCGCCTCGATGGATTCGCCGGGTTCCACATGGCCACCGAACAATCCCCAGCAACCCGGCGCAATGATCCCTTCGATGTCGTCACGCAATTGCAACAGCCATTTCCCCTGGCGATACAGCATTGCCACCGCCACTTCGACGGGTTCATTCATATCAATTCGGGATGATTGGGGTCTCCTTTAAACGGTCCGATTACCGATGAGGTGATCCATCCGCCATAAAAGCTGCCGGGTTGGGGACTGACCTCTTCACCGTCCAGCGAACAGTGATCAACCAAACCTGGGTAGAGGCTGATCCAGCCGGCAAGCAGTGCAAATGACGCTGTGGGTTTTGCGTAGCTCCATCCTGCGCGCGCCCTTAAATCAGAGCCATCCGATCGAGACAGTGACCAGTAACTTGCGACCCCCTTCCATTCACAGAAACTGGCCCGGCCTTCAGAAGGATGCAAGCTCCCGGCTTTGAAGGCCGTGGGTGGTAAGTAGATGGTGGGGGGGTGGTAGGTCTCGCAAACCCGCAGATAGTGATCGGTGGTTGCAATGCATTCACCGCCGATCGACACGGTTACTACACCCTCGACCAGCTCCACCAGAGGAGGTCGCGGGTAATCACAAACGCGTTCCGCTGGCATGGAGTGAGACGAGGCATTGGCCATGATGATGGCTAGGTCTGACGGGTTTTGGATGGCGACTGCTGCAGCGGGCCAACCGGTGGTGATCCTCGGTGGCTTCCTGATCACGGAGGAGGCCTATGCCGCCATGGCTGATTGGATTCGTGAGCATCAGGGCAGTGAAGCGCATGTCATTCCAGTGAGTCGATTCGACTGGATGCTCACCACCTGGGCCTTTGGTTGGCGCCGCGTGCTCGATCGTGTGCACACTCAGGTGCAGCAGCTGGCTGCTGCATCACCGACCAGGCGGGTCACCCTGATCGGACACAGCTCGGGCGGCGTGATGTTGAGGCTTTATCTGAGTGCTGACGCTTTCTCGGGTCGCTGTTACGGCGGAGCGCAGTTCTGTAATCGATTAATCACGCTTGGTAGTCCGCATCAGGCGCAACGCGCGACTCCGTTGCGCGCCATGGTCGACCGCTGCTATCCAGGTGCATTTTCTCCAGACGTTGACTACGTCGCTGTCGCCGGCAAGCTTGATCTCAAGTCCAGTATCGCCAGTGCGTTCAGTCAACGCAGTGCTGTTGGCAATTACAAGCGCATCGCTGGTCAAGGAAGCATCGATGGAGATGGTTTAGTCCCCGTTGATTCAGCCCTGTTGACAGGAGCTCAGCACCTCGTGCTGGATGACACGGCTCATGGCGGATTGTTTGGCAACCATTGGTATGGTTCGCCAGAGCGCGTCGCCCTGTGGGCAGATCAGATCAGCCGGTAGATCAGGAGGTTGGAAGGATGGGATTCAAAACTGTTATTGGCGCGAGTGTTGTCGTTGTTGGCTTCGGCACTCTTGGCCTAGGGGCTCTCTTCGTGAATCCACGGGTGTTCACCAATGAGGGGACCACGATGCTGTTGAGCTGCAACTTCAAGCAGATGTTTCTGATTCCTAGTGCAGAAATGGCCAATGAAACAGGGGTCAGTGCTGGGTTCTATACCCCTAAAAGCTTGACATCAAGTCTCTTGGCCAAGGCTATGGAAAACTACAAACAGGAGACAGCAGAAAATCCATTTGCAGCCTTTGGAGCTGGACTTTTAGCCATGATGACCCCTGTGCTCGAATCTGCAGTCGAAACCACGATTGAGGATGTCTGTGCTGGTCGTGATCCTTCGATTAACAAGATTTTGGATGCTGCGCAGTAGTTGTGCGTATTGTTCTGGTCACTGCTGATCAGTTAGGGTCAAGATTGTTGGCGGTTTGATGATGGAACTACTGCTCGTTCTCTTGATTCCTTCCGTTCTTCTGATCGGTGCCACACTGTGGCTATCCAGAGATCAAAGCCAGCTGAAGCAAAAACTGTTTTCCTTTGAGCTCAGTGGTCGGTCGTCGCAGATCTGGAATTTTGGTGTGATTCTGATTGCGACGGTCTCAATCATTGCCTTTTTCTCCAAGCGCTAACGCCAAGGCTGAATTGCGCGGTCTCGTGGTTTTTCAATGCTGGCATGGTTAGCGTTGGGAATTAGGATTGAAGAAGGAGTGCCTGCCTTGAATCGATTGTTTCGCAAGCGCTTCAAGAGTTGGCAGTTGGTTGGACTGCTTTTCGCTTGTCTTTTTTTGGTGTTTGCTGTTGTTCATCATCAGTACAGCGCTTACAAGAAGGGTTTTGCAGCCGGTGTGATGGCAGCCTCGTGCAAGCACTTTGATCACAGTTTTATTACGCATTCTGTATTTCTTTCCGATCTCACCAAGGCCAAGGCCATCATCAACAACGATGCAGAATGGACGAAGTTGATTCCTGGGCCTGACACACAATCGATGCCTGGTTTTGAGGATTGTGATGTGAGGCCTTGATGCATCTGAGATTGTTTGAGCCTCTGTTTCTCAAAGTCATCCGCCGTCGTAGTGTCTGCGAAGAGGTTGCCAAGGTTTGATCGTCGACATCAGATCGGTCGATAACCAAACCAATCCGGTTGGAAGCTGCAACAGGGTTGATCTGGAGCTGGTGTCAGCGTCACTTGCCATCCCTGAAGTTCGTCGATTGGCAGGCAATCATCAAGCCCCCCTACTTGGTCAATGGCGTGAAGATCGTCTTTGTGTTGCTGGATTGAGTTGGTGAGCCAACGCTTTCGAGCTCTGCTTTTGGCTGCCTGAGCATTGGGTGCCACCACACAACCGATCTGATGCAGTTCCAGTAAGGAGCTGGCGTCATACCCTCCCATATTCACGAACCAAAGCTTTTGAAGCGGTACTTGAACACCTTCAGAGGCAACGTCTGACGACTTGATCTGACTCAACTCCACGGCGTACCCGTCAACGCAGTCAATTCGTACGTAACTGTCGAGATGCAGCCCTTTTCGGTGACCAAACCACTGACGTTTGAGTTCGGGGATGGTGTCGTCAATGCAGCAGCCCACCACCCAGCGCACATCATGGATCTCCACATGGGTTTGGGGTGTGCGTCCCCCCAGTACTGCCAGATACAGGCCTGGGCGTTGGATTTGTGATCGAGCAGCCCCCATGGCCATGACGTGATGTCGAACGCGGACCGTAGCGTTGGTGAATGCAGTGTGAGCGTTGCTCTAGCGAAGGGCCCATCCACTACCGGGTCCGTACGGAGAGAGAGCCAAGCTGGCAGTTGGTGTGTCCGGCTTGCTGGGCTCAACTCCAGTCTCAACCTGGCTACTGCTACGGCGGTACCCGTAAGGCGAATCGTCGGTCGAGAAAGCGTTCGTGATCAGTGACGCCAACGCATCCTTGGGAAGAAAGAGGTTCACCCTTCACGTTTCAGTGCTTCAGCCTGCATTCTCTGAATCCGTTCCAGGACAGATTCATTGCTCATACGGTTGTTGAGCCGTTCCACCAGCAGGGGAAATGCCATCGGGCCTGGTCGGGGTGTGGGGCAATGGATCACTTCGCCGCGGGCCATCCGCTCCAAAGCTGTCTTCAGTCGTGGAAGCTCAAGTTGCTCATTGAGTACTTCATCTCGCGCCTGTTGAAGCAAGAGATTGTTGGGTTCATGGCGGCTGAACACCTCGAACAGGAGCGAGCCGCTGATTTGCAATTGACCCGTGCTCTTGTTTTGCCCAGGAAAACCTTGCACGAGTAGTCCCGCCACTTGCGCAACGCTGCGGAACCGACGTTTGCACAATTCCGAGAGATTGAGCGCCTGCTCGAGGTCTTGTTCCAGCTGATCGCTGCTGAGCAGGTCGTCAATATGGTCTTCGATCAGGTTGCTGAATGGATACTGGCGCGGGGCGAGCAGTTCAAACCCGTAGTCGTTCACCGAAACGGTGATCGTTCCCCGATCCAGCCGGGTGAGCCGCGTCGCGAATAGGAAGCCGAGACCTTCATGCACGAAGCGTCCTTCAAAGGGATACACATAGAGATGGCTGCCTTCACGCGTCTGACAGGTTTCGAGCAGGAGCTGATCGGCACGCGGAAGAGTGGAGAGGTCTTGTTGGCGTTCGAACAACGGTTCGAGAGCCTGCAGTTCCGGCGTATCCAGTTCGCCGCCACCAGCTCGTGCCACTTCCTCACGCAGGTGATGGGTGAGCAGATCGGAAAGTGCCATCTGTCCACCAGCCCAGGCCGGGACGGTGGTGCTCTTTCTGGTGGTGGATTTGACGTAGGCCGTCATGTCCCGCAGACGAACAAATTCCAGTTGCCGTCCGGCAAAAAAGAACACGTCTTTGGGTTTGAGTTGGCTGACGAA contains these protein-coding regions:
- a CDS encoding triacylglycerol lipase, with the translated sequence MATAAAGQPVVILGGFLITEEAYAAMADWIREHQGSEAHVIPVSRFDWMLTTWAFGWRRVLDRVHTQVQQLAAASPTRRVTLIGHSSGGVMLRLYLSADAFSGRCYGGAQFCNRLITLGSPHQAQRATPLRAMVDRCYPGAFSPDVDYVAVAGKLDLKSSIASAFSQRSAVGNYKRIAGQGSIDGDGLVPVDSALLTGAQHLVLDDTAHGGLFGNHWYGSPERVALWADQISR
- a CDS encoding DUF427 domain-containing protein, which encodes MANASSHSMPAERVCDYPRPPLVELVEGVVTVSIGGECIATTDHYLRVCETYHPPTIYLPPTAFKAGSLHPSEGRASFCEWKGVASYWSLSRSDGSDLRARAGWSYAKPTASFALLAGWISLYPGLVDHCSLDGEEVSPQPGSFYGGWITSSVIGPFKGDPNHPELI
- a CDS encoding ABC transporter ATP-binding protein — translated: MTDHRHPWLELQAVEAWIQSSCVFHHLTLSLRLGEHTAILGPNGSGKSTLVRLIDRSIHPVVKPESYLRLFGSVLPRQWELRQRIGLVSAELEQRIPAGVQVRDLVLAAFFGAVGLRKDQQPSDAQETRVDSLLDTLDLGELAQTPFKQLSDGQRRRALIARALAHQPEVLVLDEPTNALDLKAKNELLAALRRLSRDDTTLVVITHQVETLIPEISRVVCLKQGALVDDGPSDQILTGPKLSALFDTPLQVISAGGYRQVMPLS
- a CDS encoding NUDIX domain-containing protein; this translates as MNEPVEVAVAMLYRQGKWLLQLRDDIEGIIAPGCWGLFGGHVEPGESIEAGLRRELKEEIELEATTLHPWFCHTNATRHLHVFVGPLPVPLESLNLKEGQDLTLTSLDAIATGEVQSQRLGQARPLAGCLEIVIQRRDEIKTLIAAHEPETRQHRSEPLDQQHHGEQ
- a CDS encoding DUF1543 domain-containing protein; the protein is MGAARSQIQRPGLYLAVLGGRTPQTHVEIHDVRWVVGCCIDDTIPELKRQWFGHRKGLHLDSYVRIDCVDGYAVELSQIKSSDVASEGVQVPLQKLWFVNMGGYDASSLLELHQIGCVVAPNAQAAKSRARKRWLTNSIQQHKDDLHAIDQVGGLDDCLPIDELQGWQVTLTPAPDQPCCSFQPDWFGYRPI